The sequence AGAACTCaggacctctgacctcagtaAAGACTCTGAGCTCttctctcttgtttctccagTGGCAGGCCATTTCTCTGACCGTGATCGAGAAGGTGCAGATAGCCGCCATCATCCTGGGTTCCCTGTTCCTCATCGCCAGCATCTCCTGGCTCATCTGGTCCTCCCTCAGCCCCTCGGCCAAGTGGCAGCGCCAGGACCTGCTCTTCCAGATCTGCTACGGCATGTACGGCTTCATGGACATCGTCTGCATAGGTAAAGCAAAACGTGAAACCTCCAACAGCCGAGGTACAAAGAGCCTGAGAGGATCAGTGGGTAACAACATCACatagtgagaggaagaggtgtcgcAGCATGGAGGGATGCATTATGCAACCAGAGGAGTagcagaggaaacaggatgcGCTTtgcaacaacacaaatattaataaacattAGCTGCATTATGCaaggacaaacaaacatggcCACAAAAGCATGTACTCACTTCACATTCTGCTGGTTAAGGTCGTGCAGtattttaaaaaaggaaataggCAGATGGTGCACACGTCGGCCAAACGCTGATGAAGCCTCAGAGAGCAGGAGCCTGTTTTCCAGCATCACCTGGTCCACTGTGCACGAGTGGCCGTGAGTCGCCGGTGTAAAACAACACAGGGAACAGATGGCGTCAGATTTGTGCACGCTGATTATTGCCAACTGTCTATTCTGATCCACAGGCGAGCTGGGAAGTGGCTGCCTGTGTTCTTCTAGAGCAGAATACACGTCCTTCACcctgtttcctctttctctccctgcccAGGCCTCATCATCCACGAGGGATCCTCGGTGTATCGGATCTTCAAACGATGGCAGGCTGTTAATCAGCAGTGGAAAGTTCTGAACTATGAGAAATCCAAGGACTTGGGCGACCCGCTGAGCTCCAGCAAGTCGGCGAACCGCGGCTCTCGGGGGAACCCTCACGGCCTGgccagcagcagcggcgggCGACAGAGCAGGAGGCTAAGAACTATTCTGAACCACCACTGTGGCTACACCATCCTGCACATCCTGAGCCAGCTGAGGCCCCACGACCCGCGGATCAGCGCCGCCGCCAGCCGGGAGGTGGTGATGAGGGTCACCACGGTGTGAGCCGGGCCCTGCAGAGGGACACACCTCATCTCCCAGTGCAGATGTAAATGAGCTGATGTTGGATGATACAGACTGAGGCGGGCGACGGGTTCCTGGGAGGAGCCGAGCGAGGCCCGGAGCATCAACACACATCTCACCGGAGgatctctcctctggttcagtaCAACAAAAGGAAGCCAGATGCTCCTTCTCAATAATTAAAGAACTGATGAAaatcaggatgaagaagaatcAAAAGACATCAGAGGAGAATCGTGAGGAGTGAAAACAGTGTGAACGGGTTTTATAACCGAATCCGAGACGATGCGAAGACTTTTCCAGTTTCAATATCAGGATGCACAGacattgttctttttctttatgatcCTCTTGCTTTGATTTAtacctcctctttttttttgttgtgtttttttactcaCTTTGATTTTGTACGGATGTTTGATTCTAGAGGAAATcgtgaaacacacagacatacatttCCAGACGACTATGTTTAATGATCTTTCAAAATTTCTACAAGCTAATCGATGCTGGTGAATAAAAGACCGAAAActgaaaccaaccaacaaacacgAGGCGAACAGCGAGGAGGCGACGGAACAATAAGTCATtacaagtaaaagaaaaaaaggaaaaacataaaaaagacacaaaacaaaaaagagaaatcagTGAGATTTCGGTGACACTTAAACCTTTCTGCAATAAAGAAGCGTATGTACATTTCACAGGGAATTTTGCATGGGTATATAATTTTATTCTTCATCACATAACAGAAGCACATGACAGATTTGCTCTACTTCGAATGGTGCTTGccaaaataaacacactttGAAAACATCTGACGTCATCGCACCAACTTTTTGTCGACGTGACAGCGGCAGCGTGTGTTCAGGCTCTTTCGCCTCAGATGCAGATTGTTTGCTGCCGTTTGCTGATTCAGAAAAACGATTGGATTAAAAACGGGGATCGGAGGATCTCGTGATAATCAGTCTCCCTCGGTCTCTTCTTTCCTGTGGCTCAGAGCATGTGAGGTGTGACTGTGAGCTCCTGTGGTTTCAGGATATTAAAACTTAAATCTTCCtctgtttattcaaatattaagattaagatacatttatttgtcccaaacacatgcacagacatgcaaaggcacactcatgcaatggaAGGGGAAttgaacctctgcttttgacccatctggtgcaggacacacagaacagtgagcagccatgtacggcgcatggggagcagatgttgggggagtaaggtgccttgctcaggggcactagacagggtagggagaatcctcttggatttttggacagatcaatccaggttcgtcttttgttgtttctccgtggagtcgaaccagagacgaaccagagaccttttctgcccatagtccaagtttctgccactggTCCGTGTCTATGGACATGTTTCCTGCCTGGAACTGTCCCTCAGGTGGAGGACTCCCAGACGTCCTCTGATCAGTTCAAAGCTGCAACAGATAGAGTTCATTCATCGACTTGTGGATCCACAGATAATTAACCAGCAGCCACTTGAACAGTCATTCAGTTGTTTTGGTGATTTGAGGAGATTGGACCTCAAGTCCTCCGGCTGCAGCTCCGGTGAGGATCTGCAGATTTTATATCATCAGAAACTACAAATTTAGAGGTTTCAGTCGCTTCTACTTGTATAAAAGTACTTGCTTCTACATGTACTTTGAGTATTGAAGGCTAAAGTACTCGCCGAGTGCAGCCTCTTCTCTGATGTGACAGTCTAATACATCATTATAGTTTATCACACACCCAGGAGGCTCAGAGGACGAGCTGCTCGGTGTGAGAGGCTGAGTTCCATGTAGTGTTCGAATCCATCACTGGAGGAGATGAGCACCTCCTGGTTTGTGTTGATCAGTGAAGAACACACTCGGCCTCTGACGCCACCTAGTGGTGGTTCGTGTTGCTCCATGTGAAACCATCTTATCTGTTTGTTGCACATGAACACAAAACCCACTCGGTTCCTCTGCAGCTAGAGGGCGCTGTacctcctgcagcaggaaggGGCTGTTTTCAATCCACaatatgttttcagttttatgATCATCCATATCTCAAAACATTTAGTTATAATAATGAtgctaatgataataataatatgatgcGGAAATATCAATACCTTTCATACAGACTCACTTTACAAGAAGAGTATTTGAGTCTGTGAACATGTTTCAATATCATTAATATCTCATAagatgtgttattattattatttataataatatcaaCTGTTATTTTATCGAAACATATCAAAACCTTTCACTCAGCTTAACTgtcaattatttattcattcctcTATTATGATAATgatgcaaacaaataaataaataaacagtgtcTATAATTAAAAATGCACAAATGCCCCTGGTGCAAAACAGACACATAAacgctttattttgaaagttggaGACAGGAAACAAACGGTCTTtactgatgttttcattttaaactaAAGATATTCATGAAGAACATGCGGCGCGAGTTACTCTGAAATTGTGTAAATTGATTTTCAATTATATACATGTAAAGGCCTGTTTATTTTATATCGATAAAATAAGAAGcaggtgtgttttattttgatagtctTGCCAGTCAGCTGGATCAGCTCAGACTCGTTTGTAAACCAGGTCACGATGTCGAAACCGGACAAACATCTGTGACTGTGACTTTGTCTTTTGTCCTTTGTCCTCTTGCTCCTCCTGACGTACCTGTCCGGTGAGTCcaggtctcctcctcctcctcctcctcttcctcttcctcctctcagggAACAATGTTCAacctgctccctcctctcattcctctgGAAACTACAAggaaacgaggaggaggagcatgaaGCGTTTACCGGATTCAGGTGAAACAGAGGAGTGATTGTTTTCTActgagtgaggagagagagagagagagacagagagagaggagagagacagacaggagacagagaggagacaggagacagttGAGgtagaagaagatgaagaagatgttcTCCTTCCGTCGCTCAGGTGAGTCTCGCTCGTCTCCTCTCACTGAAACGAGTGGTGCATCTCACCTCTCTTCATATCTCTGTGGTTTAATCTTCTCATTTCAAGATTTATTCTGTGACGAACTTCACGTTGATCATGTgatcagtgtttttttatatgaTAATTTCCGGTCATATAACTTTAAACACCAGGATACAGCTCTGAGACTTATTATCATTCAATCCTCTGGTTCTTCTTCAAATCACCTTTTACAAGATTTAATGAGGATTTGACATAtattcagtttttaaatcaatgcaCTGATCATCTTTCTCTTGTTTAATAGTTCATCTTTAACTGTGTAACTCTGGGAAAGTGTATTATgaataaagtgtattattatCCACTGGACATAacatgatagatagatagagatagacagatagatagaaatCCATCATATCTGCTGTTTTCTCTGTGATCCTCTAATAAATCCAATAACCCAGTTTAACCAGCTGTTTGCTTCCAGTGAGAGATCCAACACCTGAGAGCTTCCACATCTCGTCCCTGCCGCCCAGTGTCCCCAGCTGTCAGGAGGACGGACGGACCACAGCACCAGGTGAGGACGTCTCATGGTATCACACCAGGGGTTTATGTCCCTGCTCTATATTCTACATGTTGAGCTCAGAGTCCAGGGTcagtgagacggagagaggtcaacacatccAGGTCATGTGATCGTCCTCTACGTTTCACTCACTGTCACATGATACCCAGAGTTAATGTTCAGGTTCTCAGGACCATGTCAGGTTCAGTGAAGACGGATAAAGAAACTGATCCTGGATATGTTGAGCTGCAGGACTCTCCACAGCTGTTCATTTCCATAGAGTTTTATACAGATGTTCACGAGGACCAGAGCCTGAATCCTCTTAGTCTCTGCAGCGCCACCATCAGGCTAAAGTCTTCACCTATCCTGAGAAATAGCTGATTGTCCTATTTCCCTGGATTCAAACTTTATTCacacaataaaattaaaattagcTGAACCAGCTGCTTCCGACCGTTTCCCAGTAACTTCCTCAGCCGGTGAAGTTACAGGTGTTAAAAGTTTGATGATTAACTTTGAGGTCAACGTGGATACAActcatttatgtgtgtgtgtgtgtgtgtgtgtgagagtgtgttttctACATTGTGCACATCCGTGGGTGATGTTTCAttatgtttgtgtgatattttaGCTGCAGATGTGtcggcagagagagagtgtgcgaGCGTGATccagacgacacacacacaccgaggccccgccccctccgTCTTCCTCCAGAAGCAGAACCATGAGCCCGTCGCCACCACCTACTTCGACAAGAAGGTCCCTGTCCCCGACGAGGACAGTGAGGTAAGACAGGGGACGGGTCGAGGTGGGGACGCAGTACTCACAGTAGaactacaaataaatagacagaAACATACTCAATTCAGAGTAAAGGTACCAAACTATTATATTTCCTGAGAATATTGGTATTGACAAACATAATTTGTAGTTTCCCAGCATTAATTGGAGGTGATCTCCTGATTGTTTCCCTCCAGCAGACGAGCTTCAGCCTGCGGAAGCTGTGGGCCTTCACTGGGCCGGGCTTCCTGATGAGCATCGCCTACCTGGACCCGGGGAACATCGAGTCCGACCTGCAGTCCGGGGCCAAAGCCGGGTTCAAGGTGAGGCTGCAGGTCACCACTGCTTTCAGAATCAAGCTGCAGATCGATTTCATTACCTCCACAAGGAGCTCAGACGCTCACAGGACGTGACATCATGAACCTGAACCTGTGAGATTGTATGTGAACGTGACTGTGGCAGATTGAAACGTGTTGTTCGAGCTCCTGATGGATGAACCTGCTCCGTCCTCAGCTGCTCTGGGTGCTGCTTGGCGCCACCATCATCGgcctgctgctgcagcggctGGCGGCGCGACTGGGCGTGGTCACGGGGATGCACCTGGCGGAGGTCTGCAACCGGCAGTACCACACGGTGAGTCTGTGACGGGTCTGATCCCAGCAGGCGACGAAGAGTCTTGCTTGCTCCTGATCCTGAACACGACCACACGTCAGGGTCTTCATCAGGAGCTTTAAACTGAAATCCTGCTTCACTGAAACCTGCTCTGTTCTCACAGCCGCTGCAAATCCTGGATTATCTAAAGGTTCAGTgcgtaagatttaggtgaaaggatctATTGATGGAGTTTGAATACGAAATAATCCCAGTGATGTTTCCACTGgtgtgtttcatctgaattgtacgaattgttctCTAGAATGGatcctttatattgaaatactttatattagaatactttatattaaatacttGTATTTTACAGTAGCAATGTTTATGGAGGATTATTATCATGAGTTAAGGATGCTTATGTCAATAGGAAAACTGTTGATAGCAACTATAAAAGCAAAATAGACTCCGCcctgtttcttcctcctcctgtagTTTATTACTGTAGTTTTTTATAATCAGAAAGAGGTTGGACACTTTTCATTTCTCTCCATGCTCCTCGTCTGTCCAGGTGCCGCGTGTCATCCTGTGGTTGATGGTGGAGCTGGCCATCATCGGCTCGGACATGCAGGAGGTCATCGGCTGTGCCATCGCCTTCAACCTCCTCTCCAGCGGCAGGTTGTGTGATCAGACTCGAACATTGACATGATGACCTGCTGGGCCTCACGAGAGCTTTAacgagttgtgtgtctgtgtgtctgtgtgtaggattCCCCTGTGGGGCGGCGTCCTCATCACCATCGTCGACaccttcgtcttcctcttcttggACAAGTACGGTGCGTTGTGGTCACTTCCTGTCCCGTCCTCACACGTCCTCAcagctgctcctggatcagTGTCAAATCAGAGTGAAACCCGTTTTCTTCTGTGCAGGTCTGAGGAAGCTGGAAGCGTTCTTTGGTTTACTCATCACGGTCATGGCCATCACGTTTGGATATGAGGTACAAACATTTAACACGTTGAGATCTCACCTCCGCCAACACATCGGGTCTGGACTGTCTCTGGAGTTCacccttcacacacaaacaacacaacactgtcccctcctcctcttcctcagtatGTGACGGTGAGTCCGGACCAGGGTCAGCTGCTGAAGGGGATGTTCGTGCCGTACTGCCAGGGCTGCGGCCCGGCTCAGATGGCTCAGGCCGTCGGCATCGTGGGAGCCGTCATCATGCCTCACAACATCTACCTCCACTCGGCTCTGGTCAAGGTGAACCTGCTGGATGATCTCCTCAGAGTCACGTCTTTCTCTTTGTTAAACCTCACAGTGTAACAGCTCTTCTTCATCACACGTGTTCTTTCAGTCTCGAGAAGTGGATCGAACCAACAGGAAGGAAGTCAGAGAGGCCAACAAGTACTTCTTCATCGAGTCGACCGTCGCCCTCTTCATCTCTTTCCTCATCAACGTCTTCGTGGTGGCTGTCTTCGCCGAGGCTTTCTACGGTCGCACAAACATGGAGGTGGTGAGTGTCGCTCTGTGGAGCTTCAATCTGTGGAGCTTCAATCTGTAGAGCTTCAATCTGTGGAGCTTCGATTAGTGgagcttcagtctgtggagCTTTAATCTGTGGAGCTTCAATCTGTGGAGCCTCAATCTGTAGAGCTTCAATCTGTGGAGCTTCGATTAGTGgagcttcagtctgtggagCTTTAATCTGTGGAGCTACAATCTGTGGAGCTTTAATCTGTGGAGCCTCAATCTGTAGAGCTTCGATTAGTGGAGGTTCAATCTGTGGAGCTTCAATCTGTGgagcttcagtctgtggagctttaatctgtggagcttcagtctgtggagCTTCATTCTGTGgagcttcagtctgtggagCTTTAATCTGTGGAGCTTCAATCTGTGGAGCTTCAGTCTGTAGAGCTTCAATCTGTAGAGCTTCAGTCTGAGGAGCTTCAATCTGTGGAGCTTCAGTCTGTAGAGCTTCAATCTGTGGAGCTTTAATCTGTGGAGCTTCAGTCTGTAGAGCTTCAATCTGTGgagcttcagtctgtggagCTTCAGTCTGTAGAGCTTCAATCTGTGGAGCTTCAGTCTGAGGAGCTTCAATCTGTGGAGCTTCAGTCTGTAGAGCTTTAATCTGTGGAGCTTTAATCTGTGGAGCTTTCATCTGTGGAGCTTCAATCTGTGGagctttaatctgtggaggttcagTCTATGGAGCTTCAATCTGTGGAGCTTCAGTCTGTAGAGCTTCAATCTGTGGAGCTTTAATCTGTGgagcttcagtctgtggagcttcagtctgtagagcttcaatctgtggagcttcagtctgtggagcttcaatctgtggagcttcagtctgtggagcttcagtctgtagagcttcaatctgtggagcttcagtctgtggagCTTCAGTCTGTAGAGCTTCAATCTGTGGAGCTTCAGTCTGTAGAGCTTCAATCTGTGGAGCTTCAATCTGTGGAGCTTTAATCTGTGgagcttcagtctgtggagCTTCATATGTGTGTCATTCTGTTTCTGGGGCCTTCTGGTCTAgatctgtgtttctttttattccagCACAACGTCTGCAATGATTCAGGAAGTCCTCATTCACAGCTGTTCCCTCAGGACAATCACACTCTGGAGGTGGACATCTACAAAGGGGTGAGAGTGTTTTTCATGTTGACCTCAGATCTTAGACCTTCTAgttttaaatgttgattaaagcagctttaaatacacattttattcttttctcaAGTCCGTCTGTTGATTTAACTAAAGCCCAATGAGACTCTGCTTgtttcctggtgtgtgtgtgactctgctgagtttGTTTTCATGAGTTGATtctattgagtgtgtgtgtctgtgtgtgtgtgtgtgtgtcagggagtgGTGCTGGGCTGCTTCTTTGGCCCAGTGGCGCTCTACATCTGGGCCGTGGGGATCCTCGCAGCTGGTCAGAGCTCCACCATGACTGGAACGTACTCTGGACAGTTTGTTATGGAggttagtcacacacacacacacacacacacacacacacacacacacacacacacacacacacacacaaaggggaaATGTCAGCCGTGTCCTTCATGCTCATAACAAATATTTCCAGTCCGATGGTGTTATTGCATTTTAGCCTGTTTATGAAGCTGTGTATTAAAGCGTCTGTGGAAAGTGAGCGAGGTCCAGGTTGAGTGCGTGTCTGTGGTAAATGTCACGGActgatgtgccccccccccccagggttTCTTGAACCTGCGCTGGTCGCGTTTCGCCCGGGTGCTGTTGACCCGCTCCATCGCCATCACCCCCACCCTGCTGGTGGCCGTCTTCCAGGACGTGCAGCGCCTCACGGGCATGAACGACCTCCTGAACG comes from Pleuronectes platessa chromosome 6, fPlePla1.1, whole genome shotgun sequence and encodes:
- the LOC128442423 gene encoding natural resistance-associated macrophage protein 2: MKKMFSFRRSVRDPTPESFHISSLPPSVPSCQEDGRTTAPAADVSAERECASVIQTTHTHRGPAPSVFLQKQNHEPVATTYFDKKVPVPDEDSEQTSFSLRKLWAFTGPGFLMSIAYLDPGNIESDLQSGAKAGFKLLWVLLGATIIGLLLQRLAARLGVVTGMHLAEVCNRQYHTVPRVILWLMVELAIIGSDMQEVIGCAIAFNLLSSGRIPLWGGVLITIVDTFVFLFLDKYGLRKLEAFFGLLITVMAITFGYEYVTVSPDQGQLLKGMFVPYCQGCGPAQMAQAVGIVGAVIMPHNIYLHSALVKSREVDRTNRKEVREANKYFFIESTVALFISFLINVFVVAVFAEAFYGRTNMEVHNVCNDSGSPHSQLFPQDNHTLEVDIYKGGVVLGCFFGPVALYIWAVGILAAGQSSTMTGTYSGQFVMEGFLNLRWSRFARVLLTRSIAITPTLLVAVFQDVQRLTGMNDLLNVLQSMQLPFALIPILTFTSLPSLMNEFANGLVYKIGGGAVILLVCSINIYFVVVYVTALDSVLLYVLAALLSVAYLTFVGYLVWLCLIALGVSCLDPTTRRGNDTTILIEQQPEFDS
- the marchf9 gene encoding E3 ubiquitin-protein ligase MARCHF9; the protein is MFKYRIRMFFNELKVLVFMRSDSRQADPERRSTSTSTMRGLGMGGCGWPPFVDCHSRDDEEEYYGSDPRPRSLAFEDKEPKLQVDAVSLASTTSSQRTPQCRICFQGPEQGELLSPCRCDGSVRCTHQPCLIRWISERGSWSCELCYFKYQVLAISTKNPLQWQAISLTVIEKVQIAAIILGSLFLIASISWLIWSSLSPSAKWQRQDLLFQICYGMYGFMDIVCIGLIIHEGSSVYRIFKRWQAVNQQWKVLNYEKSKDLGDPLSSSKSANRGSRGNPHGLASSSGGRQSRRLRTILNHHCGYTILHILSQLRPHDPRISAAASREVVMRVTTV